One window of the Prionailurus bengalensis isolate Pbe53 chromosome E1, Fcat_Pben_1.1_paternal_pri, whole genome shotgun sequence genome contains the following:
- the RFLNB gene encoding refilin-B, which translates to MVGRLSLQDVPELVDTKKKGDGVLDSPDSGLPPSPSPSHWGLAAAGGGGSGGERAPAPGTLEPDAVATPAAPNPASVPSPLAFACSPRLCPLSFGEGVEFDPLPPTEVRYTSSVKYDSERHFIDDVHLPLGLAVTSCSQTVTCIPNCTWRNYKAEVRFEPRHKPTRFLSTTIVYPKYPKTVYTTTLDYNCRKTLRRFLSSVELEATELLGSDCLSDEC; encoded by the exons ATGGTGGGCCGGCTGAGCCTGCAGGATGTGCCCGAGCTCGTGGACACGAAGAAGAAGGGCGACGGCGTCCTGGACAGTCCGGACTCGGggctgccccccagccccagccccagccactgGGGGCTCGCGGCGGCCGGGGGCGGTGGCAGCGGCGGGGAGCGCGCGCCGGCACCCGGGACGCTGGAGCCCGACGCGGTGGCGACCCCAGCAGCCCCG AATCCAgcgtctgtccccagccccctggCCTTCGCCTGCTCGCCAAGGCTCTGCCCCCTGTCCTTTGGCGAAGGAGTGGAGTTTGACCCCTTACCACCGACAGAAGTAAG GTACACTTCCTCGGTCAAGTACGACTCAGAGAGGCACTTCATTGACGATGTCCACCTGCCCCTGGGCCTGGCAGTGACCTCCTGCAGCCAGACAGTCACCTGCATCCCCAACTGCACGTGGCGCAACTATAAGGCCGAGGTGCGCTTCGAACCCCGCCACAAGCCCACCCGCTTCCTCAGCACCACCATCGTCTACCCCAAGTACCCCAAGACCGTCTACACCACCACTCTGGATTACAACTGCCGCAAGACACTGAGGAGATTCCTGTCCAGCGTGGAGCTCGAAGCCACAGAGCTCCTGGGCAGTGATTGCCTCTCGGACGAGTGCTGA